A section of the Sedimentisphaera cyanobacteriorum genome encodes:
- a CDS encoding IS5 family transposase: MKAKNNKAGLLFQQPLKPLVNPDHSLVQLSEVVNWSRFEEKFGSLYSPDSGRPAKPIRLMVGLQYLKYTFNLSDEAIVAGWVENPYWQYFCGERYFQHEPPIDPTSMTKWRNKVKSDGLEELLEETIKAGLKLKVIKKNDFNKLVADTTVQQKNITYPTDAKLCHKLRIKLVDLAKASKLQLRQSYERVGKRAYVMQGRYRRARQFKRAKKEVKKLRNYLRRITKEVERNIAGNEQLRIIFDTLLQAAKKLLAQTKKSKNKLYSIHEPHVCCIGKGKSHKKYEFGNKVGIVTTAKNNFIVGALGFEGNPYDGHTLRANLKQTMNLIGREKLGDVYVDGGYKKHGCEDIGNVEIVEKGWRKKKRSIKRWIKRRSSIEPTIGHLKEDNRLGRNFLKGVEGDKMNALGSAFGYNMRKLLEKFTFAYIFMLKIIEFYRNLAMKSKLKTRLA, encoded by the coding sequence ATGAAGGCAAAAAACAATAAAGCAGGCTTACTCTTTCAGCAGCCATTAAAACCTCTTGTAAATCCTGATCACTCTTTAGTCCAACTCTCAGAGGTTGTCAACTGGTCTCGCTTTGAAGAGAAGTTTGGCAGTTTATACAGTCCTGATTCAGGCAGGCCGGCCAAGCCGATTCGCCTGATGGTCGGCCTTCAGTATCTCAAGTACACTTTCAATCTCAGCGATGAAGCAATCGTTGCCGGCTGGGTTGAGAATCCTTACTGGCAGTATTTCTGCGGCGAAAGATACTTCCAGCACGAGCCTCCTATTGATCCAACCAGTATGACTAAGTGGCGTAATAAGGTAAAATCTGATGGTCTTGAAGAGCTGCTCGAAGAAACTATCAAAGCCGGCTTGAAGCTTAAGGTTATCAAAAAGAACGATTTCAACAAGCTCGTTGCAGATACAACCGTTCAGCAGAAGAACATCACTTATCCGACCGACGCAAAACTCTGCCACAAACTGCGCATTAAGCTTGTAGATCTTGCAAAAGCATCAAAACTCCAACTTCGCCAAAGCTACGAAAGGGTTGGGAAAAGGGCGTATGTAATGCAGGGCAGGTATCGACGTGCAAGACAGTTCAAAAGAGCTAAAAAAGAAGTGAAGAAATTAAGGAACTACCTGCGGCGAATTACGAAAGAGGTCGAGCGGAATATAGCAGGCAATGAGCAGTTAAGAATAATTTTTGATACATTGCTTCAAGCCGCTAAGAAGCTTTTAGCCCAGACAAAGAAAAGCAAAAATAAACTCTACAGTATTCACGAACCTCACGTCTGCTGCATTGGGAAAGGCAAAAGCCACAAGAAATATGAGTTTGGAAATAAGGTTGGAATTGTAACTACTGCCAAGAATAATTTTATCGTAGGAGCGTTGGGCTTTGAAGGAAACCCTTATGATGGCCATACTCTTCGGGCTAATCTGAAGCAGACAATGAATTTAATCGGGAGAGAAAAGCTTGGAGATGTTTATGTTGATGGAGGATACAAGAAACATGGCTGCGAAGATATTGGAAATGTTGAAATTGTAGAAAAGGGCTGGCGAAAAAAGAAACGAAGTATCAAGAGGTGGATTAAGAGAAGATCGAGCATAGAACCAACGATAGGCCACCTCAAAGAAGACAACAGGTTGGGAAGAAACTTCTTGAAAGGTGTAGAAGGGGACAAAATGAACGCCCTCGGCAGCGCTTTTGGGTACAATATGCGTAAACTTCTAGAGAAGTTTACTTTTGCCTATATTTTTATGCTTAAAATTATTGAATTTTACAGAAATTTGGCAATGAAAAGCAAATTAAAGACTCGATTAGCCTGA